Proteins from a genomic interval of Zingiber officinale cultivar Zhangliang chromosome 1B, Zo_v1.1, whole genome shotgun sequence:
- the LOC121990419 gene encoding transcription termination factor MTERF6, chloroplastic/mitochondrial-like encodes MERGTATGQKLSIVEFFEEKGFDDEKINRMLRKCNRLESIERERASENWDYLESIGIQKRKLPYVIFKCPKILALSMNQKLVPTVQCLATLGSKPGAAASAITKFPDILSHSIELKLCPLLAFFQALGISEKQLGKMLLLNPRLISYSEMKLTQITDFLVSIGFHEEGLIGKTLVKNPFLMGYSIEKRLWPTTEFLKSIGLDELSLQRVVCYYPEVFCRDVNRVLKPNLAFLKGCGFDNKQIANLVAGYPPVLIKSVSKSLEPKVRFLVEVMGREISEIADYPEFFRHGMKKSLEFRQNILKQKNVHCSLSEMLSCNQRKFIAKYGLTVGFS; translated from the coding sequence ATGGAAAGGGGCACTGCCACTGGTCAGAAGCTCAGTATTGTTGAGTTCTTCGAGGAGAAAGGATTCGATGACGAGAAAATAAACAGAATGCTGAGGAAATGCAATCGGCTGGAGAGCATAGAAAGGGAGAGAGCCAGTGAGAACTGGGATTACCTGGAAAGCATTGGTATTCAAAAGAGGAAGCTTCCTTATGTTATCTTCAAGTGCCCCAAGATCCTAGCTTTGAGCATGAATCAGAAGCTTGTTCCTACTGTCCAGTGTCTTGCAACCTTGGGATCAAAGCCTGGTGCAGCGGCCTCAGCCATCACCAAATTTCCTGACATTCTCTCTCACAGCATCGAGCTGAAGCTATGCCCTCTGTTAGCTTTCTTCCAAGCACTAGGAATTTCAGAGAAGCAACTGGGTAAGATGCTCTTGCTTAATCCAAGGCTCATTAGCTACAGCGAAATGAAATTGACTCAGATTACTGATTTCCTTGTAAGCATTGGCTTCCATGAGGAGGGGTTGATTGGTAAAACTTTAGTGAAAAACCCATTTTTAATGGGTTATAGCATTGAGAAACGGCTTTGGCCAACAACAGAATTTCTCAAGTCGATAGGCCTAGATGAACTAAGTTTGCAAAGGGTTGTTTGCTATTATCCTGAAGTATTTTGTAGGGATGTAAATAGGGTTCTCAAACCAAATTTAGCATTCTTAAAGGGGTGCGGCTTTGACAATAAGCAAATTGCAAATTTAGTTGCTGGATATCCACCTGTTCTGATCAAGAGTGTCAGCAAATCCCTGGAACCCAAAGTGAGATTCTTGGTTGAAGTAATGGGAAGAGAAATCAGTGAGATAGCTGATTACCCTGAGTTCTTTCGGCATGGGATGAAGAAGAGTTTGGAATTTCGGCAAAATATTCTGAAGCAAAAAAACGTACATTGCAGTTTAAGTGAAATGCTTAGCTGCAACCAGAGGAAATTCATTGCCAAGTATGGATTAACTGTTGGATTCTCTTGA
- the LOC121990474 gene encoding 40S ribosomal protein S15-like, giving the protein MADASDAVDVGGAHPKKRTFRKFSYRGVDLDQLLDMGLDELVKLFGARARRRFQRGLKRKPMALIKKLRKAKRDAPPGEKPEPVRTHLRNMIIVPEMIGSIIGVYNGKTFNQVEIKPEMIGHYLAEFSISYKPVKHGRPGIGATHSSRFIPLK; this is encoded by the exons ATG GCGGATGCTTCGGATGCGGTGGACGTCGGAGGGGCGCATCCGAAAAAGAGGACCTTCAGGAAGTTCTCTTACCGCGGTGTAGACCTCGATCAGCTCCTCGACATGGGCCTTGATGAACTCGTCAAGCTCTTCGGCGCTCGCGCTCGAAGAAG GTTCCAGAGAGGACTGAAGAGAAAGCCAATGGCTCTGATTAAGAAGCTTCGCAAGGCG AAGCGAGATGCACCTCCTGGTGAAAAGCCAGAGCCTGTGAGGACGCATCTTAGGAACATGATCATAGTCCCAGAGATGATCGGCAGCATCATTGGCGTATACAATGGAAAAACCTTCAACCAGGTTGAAATCAAG CCCGAGATGATTGGTCATTACTTGGCTGAGTTCTCAATATCATACAAGCCCGTGAAGCATGGAAGGCCTGGTATTGGTGCTACTCACTCCTCCAGGTTCATCCCTCTCAAGTAA
- the LOC121990450 gene encoding protein MIZU-KUSSEI 1-like, with the protein MRTMIDLGSQRGSGLYIIDTATAVDCTKDVRFGRRSFRSLIECVVPCCAGFPISSNASAFDEDDSDNNSTAAAVTAPAPTVAAATTVTGTFFGHRRGRVRFCVHDHAAAPPLLLLEFTVPTAYLAREMQHGLLRVALESGGGGGRGPLLSTPVWTMYCNGRKVGFAIRRRPTEADAEVFRLMRSVSAGTGILPAAAGGGEAGDLLYMRASFERVIGSTDSESFHMIDPAEGRGGQQLSIFLFRT; encoded by the coding sequence ATGAGGACGATGATTGACTTGGGGAGCCAGAGGGGCAGTGGCCTCTACATCATCGATACTGCCACCGCCGTCGACTGCACCAAGgacgtccgcttcggccgccgcTCCTTCCGCAGTCTGATCGAGTGCGTCGTCCCCTGCTGCGCCGGCTTTCCCATTTCCTCCAACGCCTCCGCCTTCGACGAGGACGACTCGGACAACAATTCCACCGCTGCTGCCGTGACTGCTCCCGCTCCCACGGTCGCCGCCGCCACGACCGTCACCGGCACCTTCTTCGGCCACCGCCGCGGCCGCGTCCGGTTCTGCGTCCACGACCACGCCGCCGCGCCGCCGCTGCTGCTCCTGGAGTTCACGGTGCCCACGGCGTACCTCGCGCGGGAGATGCAGCACGGCCTGCTGCGCGTCGCTCTGGagagcggcggcggcggaggccgCGGCCCCTTGCTCAGCACGCCGGTGTGGACCATGTACTGCAACGGGCGGAAGGTGGGCTTCGCGATCCGGAGGCGGCCGACGGAGGCCGACGCGGAGGTCTTCAGGCTGATGCGGTCGGTGTCGGCGGGGACCGGAATTCTGCCTGCCGCCGCCGGCGGCGGCGAGGCAGGGGACCTGCTTTACATGCGAGCGAGCTTCGAGCGGGTTATCGGGTCGACGGACTCAGAATCGTTCCACATGATCGACCCGGCAGAGGGAAGAGGAGGACAACAGCTCAGCATCTTCCTCTTCAGAACTTAG
- the LOC121990462 gene encoding AT-hook motif nuclear-localized protein 29-like yields the protein MESSDPSGGGRPPPHVHHLLRLPPPSTHVSRQDFKQSQAKRLHLSPDDGPPPSHSSPAGSTVCRSRGRPQGSKNKPKPPIIVKRDSPDVLRSHVLEVVDGGDVLECVTEYTHRRGRGVTVLSGAGSLASVALRPALPGSAVVTLRGPFEILSLTGTVLPPPAPPGAGGLSVFLAGSQGQVVGGVVTGPLVATGSVVLMVASFATAVF from the coding sequence ATGGAATCAAGTGATCCCAGCGGCGGCGGAAGACCTCCCCCTCACGTGCACCACCTCCTCCGCCTGCCACCGCCGTCGACGCACGTGTCGAGGCAAGATTTCAAGCAGTCGCAGGCGAAAAGACTCCATCTTTCCCCAGACGACGGCCCGCCGCCATCACACTCTTCCCCAGCCGGCAGCACCGTCTGCCGATCCCGCGGCCGACCGCAGGGCTCCAAGAACAAGCCGAAGCCGCCGATTATCGTCAAGCGGGACTCCCCCGACGTCCTGCGCTCACACGTGCTTGAGGTCGTCGACGGCGGCGACGTCCTCGAGTGCGTCACCGAGTACACCCACCGGCGAGGGAGGGGGGTCACCGTGCTCAGCGGCGCCGGTTCCCTGGCCAGCGTGGCGCTCCGCCCTGCCTTGCCGGGGAGCGCTGTGGTCACGCTGCGCGGCCCGTTCGAGATCCTCTCGCTGACTGGGACCGTACTCCCACCGCCGGCGCCACCAGGCGCCGGCGGCCTTTCCGTGTTCCTGGCTGGGAGCCAGGGGCAGGTGGTCGGCGGCGTCGTCACAGGGCCGCTGGTGGCCACGGGATCAGTGGTGCTCATGGTAGCGAGCTTCGCCACTGCAGTCTTCTAG